A DNA window from Barnesiella intestinihominis YIT 11860 contains the following coding sequences:
- a CDS encoding thiamine phosphate synthase: MERPDFNRREQDNDYPGYIRRITNGFLEMKYIGITEERPIEQENRLITALLDNGLDLIHLRKPKYSGEKTEQLLLSIPPRYYARIVLHDHFELAEKYRLAGVHLNGRNPHYRPLSNDYIPTLSRSCHSIEELADGQQYDYLFLSPIFDSISKKGYRSAFSPEQLTKAGKEGVINERVIALGGITPEKKTAIKDWNFGGIAVLGFLWQEPTIAGVIRQLTRLRND, translated from the coding sequence ATGGAACGACCGGATTTTAACCGAAGGGAACAAGATAACGATTATCCGGGCTACATTCGGAGGATAACGAACGGATTTCTCGAAATGAAATATATAGGCATTACAGAGGAACGCCCCATAGAACAGGAAAACCGCTTAATCACCGCCCTGCTCGACAACGGATTGGATTTAATCCACCTCCGCAAACCGAAGTATTCCGGAGAAAAAACAGAGCAACTGTTACTTTCGATTCCTCCCCGCTATTACGCTCGAATAGTACTTCACGACCATTTCGAACTGGCGGAAAAATACCGGCTTGCCGGTGTTCATCTCAATGGAAGGAATCCGCATTACCGACCTCTGTCGAACGACTATATCCCCACCCTATCCCGCTCTTGCCATTCCATCGAGGAACTGGCGGACGGACAACAATACGACTATCTGTTTTTAAGCCCCATCTTCGACAGCATATCGAAAAAGGGATACCGTTCCGCATTCTCGCCCGAACAACTGACTAAGGCCGGGAAGGAAGGTGTTATCAACGAGAGAGTCATTGCCTTAGGCGGTATCACCCCCGAAAAAAAAACTGCTATAAAGGATTGGAATTTCGGAGGGATCGCCGTACTCGGTTTCCTGTGGCAGGAACCGACCATTGCAGGGGTTATTCGACAACTTACCCGATTAAGAAACGATTAA
- the rimM gene encoding ribosome maturation factor RimM (Essential for efficient processing of 16S rRNA): protein MITREELIRIGRFNKPHGVKGELSFTFTDDVFDRTECSYIVCEIDGIFVPFFIEEYRFKSDTTALIKLEDVDNEADARPFTLLDVYFPKSYYKESNEDEAPGDYFIGFTVIDSEKGVLGKIVSIDDSTENVLFEVEYNGRLLLIPAVDEFVCEIDEDNRKLYLNIPDGLLDL from the coding sequence ATGATTACAAGGGAAGAATTGATAAGGATAGGAAGGTTTAATAAGCCTCATGGAGTGAAAGGCGAGTTGTCTTTTACTTTTACCGATGATGTGTTCGACCGCACGGAGTGTTCTTATATCGTATGTGAGATAGATGGCATATTCGTACCGTTTTTTATCGAGGAATATAGGTTTAAGAGCGATACGACGGCTTTGATTAAATTGGAAGATGTAGATAATGAAGCGGATGCGCGTCCATTTACTTTACTCGATGTTTATTTCCCGAAGTCTTATTACAAAGAATCGAATGAAGATGAAGCTCCGGGAGATTACTTTATAGGCTTCACTGTGATCGATAGCGAGAAAGGAGTGTTGGGAAAGATTGTCTCGATCGATGATTCTACGGAAAATGTATTGTTTGAAGTGGAATATAACGGGCGATTGTTGCTTATACCGGCTGTCGATGAATTTGTTTGTGAAATAGACGAAGATAATCGCAAGTTGTATCTGAATATCCCCGACGGATTATTGGATTTGTAG
- a CDS encoding polysaccharide biosynthesis/export family protein → MKYIPKILLAVILVGLVSCVPSKKMVYLQGADGLEQSPQTIVQDYELKIVPDDQLLITVSSKDGELLEIFSNSQVLGSTGASTTIQETVGLRVDKDGKIEVPILGEMQAGGLSRRELADAVENKLIEGEYVKDPVVNVQIKGFKVSVMGEVNSPGVQTISGDRITLLEALTMAGDLTPSGKRDNILVIREDGDQRKTYTVDLTSGEKVLESPCYYLKQNDVIYVQPNKSIGVKGSSTLSFISAGSSIISLVASVLSIVSMIIVLKDK, encoded by the coding sequence ATGAAATATATTCCGAAAATTCTCTTGGCTGTGATACTTGTAGGTTTGGTATCATGCGTGCCTTCTAAGAAAATGGTTTATTTGCAGGGAGCCGATGGCTTGGAGCAGTCCCCTCAAACCATAGTACAAGACTATGAATTAAAGATTGTCCCGGACGACCAGTTACTCATAACAGTGAGTAGTAAAGATGGTGAGTTGCTGGAAATATTCAGCAATAGTCAGGTATTAGGTAGTACGGGGGCATCGACCACGATACAGGAAACTGTTGGTTTAAGGGTCGATAAGGACGGAAAAATAGAAGTTCCTATTTTGGGTGAGATGCAGGCCGGTGGATTATCGAGAAGAGAGTTGGCCGATGCCGTCGAGAACAAGCTCATCGAGGGGGAATATGTAAAAGATCCTGTGGTGAATGTACAGATAAAGGGATTTAAGGTTTCGGTAATGGGTGAAGTAAACAGTCCCGGTGTGCAAACTATATCGGGAGACCGCATTACGCTTCTCGAAGCCTTGACTATGGCAGGTGACTTGACTCCCTCGGGAAAACGGGATAATATATTGGTAATACGCGAGGACGGAGACCAACGAAAAACTTATACCGTGGATTTAACTTCGGGCGAAAAAGTATTGGAATCACCTTGTTATTATTTAAAGCAGAACGATGTAATCTATGTGCAGCCTAATAAATCGATAGGAGTGAAAGGTAGTTCGACCTTGTCGTTTATTTCTGCCGGTAGTAGTATTATATCTCTTGTAGCATCGGTGCTGTCTATTGTGTCTATGATTATTGTGTTAAAAGATAAGTAA
- a CDS encoding thiamine phosphate synthase — MLQFITHQTPRFGIIEGAVAALNGGCKWIQLRMKDAPIEAVRQTAQQLIPLCKEHEAILVLDDYAQLAADLDIDGVHLGKLDMPVSEARLLIGEKYIIGGTANTFEDIQGLVRQDADYIGLGPFRYTETKKNLSPILGLEGYARIMEQCRTNDLKIPVVAIGGITADDIPAIMGTGVSGIALSGTILQAEDPEKETKKIIDLLNKYRKA; from the coding sequence ATGTTACAATTCATTACCCACCAGACACCCCGATTCGGAATCATAGAGGGAGCAGTCGCCGCCTTGAACGGAGGTTGCAAATGGATACAGCTCCGTATGAAAGATGCTCCTATCGAAGCTGTCAGGCAAACCGCCCAGCAACTCATTCCGCTCTGTAAAGAACATGAAGCCATACTCGTCCTCGACGATTATGCCCAACTGGCGGCCGACCTCGACATAGACGGCGTTCATCTTGGAAAGCTCGACATGCCTGTTTCCGAAGCTCGTCTGCTTATCGGCGAGAAATACATTATCGGAGGAACGGCGAATACCTTTGAAGACATACAAGGATTAGTCCGGCAAGATGCCGATTATATCGGTTTGGGACCATTCCGATATACCGAGACGAAAAAGAACCTGAGTCCTATCCTCGGCCTCGAAGGTTATGCCCGAATCATGGAACAATGCCGGACGAACGACTTGAAAATTCCGGTGGTCGCCATCGGAGGTATCACAGCCGACGATATTCCGGCCATCATGGGAACTGGAGTGTCGGGAATCGCTTTATCGGGAACTATCTTGCAAGCCGAAGATCCTGAAAAGGAAACTAAAAAAATAATAGACCTATTAAATAAATATCGTAAAGCATGA
- the thiD gene encoding bifunctional hydroxymethylpyrimidine kinase/phosphomethylpyrimidine kinase, with protein sequence MKTYPVVLTIAGSDSSGGAGIQADLKTMSAIGVFGASAITAITAQNTCEVRDIQGIEPDIVRQQIEAVLDDLPCTTVKLGMLYSRATIETIADCLQRYPLRNIVLDPVMVSTSGCRLIEEEAISAVKTLLLPQATVITPNIPEAEILSGLAIDSEKDMEKAANRLFHAGCHAVLVKGGHLKGAESCDILFMPNSVPVRYTSPRISTRNTHGTGCTFSSAIASYLALGHRLTDAVSLAKKYLTQALQTGADMAIGSGHGSVNHFFAPRVLTPLNPIKDENLY encoded by the coding sequence ATGAAAACTTATCCTGTCGTATTGACAATAGCCGGTTCGGACAGCAGTGGAGGAGCCGGAATACAAGCCGATTTGAAAACCATGTCGGCCATCGGGGTGTTCGGCGCATCGGCTATCACGGCCATTACGGCACAAAACACCTGCGAAGTGAGGGACATACAAGGTATCGAACCCGATATCGTGCGGCAACAAATCGAAGCCGTACTCGACGACCTACCTTGTACAACCGTTAAATTAGGCATGCTATACTCTCGCGCGACCATCGAAACGATTGCCGATTGCCTGCAACGTTATCCGTTACGGAATATCGTGCTCGATCCGGTTATGGTTTCTACTTCGGGTTGTCGGCTAATCGAGGAAGAAGCTATCTCTGCTGTTAAAACACTATTGTTGCCACAAGCGACAGTCATCACTCCCAATATTCCCGAAGCCGAGATACTGAGCGGACTTGCCATCGATAGTGAGAAAGATATGGAAAAAGCAGCCAACAGACTGTTTCATGCCGGTTGTCATGCCGTTCTCGTGAAAGGAGGACATTTGAAAGGAGCAGAATCCTGCGACATACTCTTTATGCCCAATTCTGTTCCTGTTCGCTACACCTCTCCCCGCATTTCTACCCGGAATACACACGGAACAGGGTGTACCTTTTCTTCTGCCATCGCCTCTTATTTGGCGCTAGGACACAGGTTGACCGATGCCGTTTCCCTCGCCAAAAAATATCTCACCCAAGCTTTACAGACCGGGGCCGACATGGCAATAGGAAGCGGTCATGGTTCGGTAAACCATTTTTTCGCCCCTCGTGTTTTAACCCCATTAAACCCAATTAAAGATGAAAATCTATATTAA
- a CDS encoding HesA/MoeB/ThiF family protein yields MNERYIRQTMIPEIGEAGQEKLKNAKVLIVGIGGLGSPISLYLTAAGVGQIGLIDDDIVSKSNLQRQILYTEAEIGQSKVECACRRLSALNSSTRFETYPNRFTPDNANRLVSAYDIIVDGCDNAATRYLIDDVCSRFKKPYVYGSISDFRGQVSVFNYRGGSRYSDLYPRPEVIPPARPGGVIGTIPGIIGCMEAAEVIKIITGYGEVLSGKLFLLDTQTLQHEIIEI; encoded by the coding sequence ATGAACGAAAGGTATATCCGCCAAACCATGATTCCCGAAATCGGGGAAGCAGGACAGGAAAAATTGAAGAATGCTAAGGTATTGATTGTCGGTATAGGAGGGTTAGGTTCTCCCATCTCTCTATATCTGACCGCTGCCGGAGTAGGACAAATAGGACTCATCGACGATGATATCGTTTCAAAAAGCAACTTACAAAGGCAAATTCTTTATACCGAGGCAGAAATAGGACAATCGAAAGTCGAGTGCGCTTGTCGAAGACTGTCGGCTTTGAACAGTTCAACTCGATTCGAGACCTATCCTAACCGCTTCACCCCCGACAATGCAAATCGACTTGTCTCCGCTTACGATATCATTGTCGACGGATGCGACAATGCTGCGACCCGTTATCTGATCGACGATGTCTGTTCCCGCTTCAAAAAGCCCTATGTATATGGGTCCATTTCGGACTTTCGGGGACAGGTTTCCGTCTTTAATTACCGAGGCGGATCTCGATACAGTGATCTTTATCCCCGCCCCGAAGTTATTCCCCCGGCTCGTCCCGGAGGAGTTATCGGCACTATTCCAGGAATTATCGGCTGCATGGAAGCCGCAGAAGTGATTAAAATCATTACCGGCTATGGCGAAGTTTTAAGTGGGAAACTTTTCCTGCTCGACACACAAACCTTACAACATGAAATCATCGAGATATGA
- the thiS gene encoding sulfur carrier protein ThiS: MKIYINQKEIETQDSISIKELLDMQQISIEGTAIAIDNKLVPKNEWNDRILTEGNKITIIRATFGG, from the coding sequence ATGAAAATCTATATTAATCAAAAGGAGATAGAAACCCAAGACAGCATTTCCATAAAAGAGTTACTCGATATGCAACAAATCTCCATCGAAGGTACGGCTATCGCCATCGACAACAAGCTGGTTCCCAAAAATGAATGGAACGACCGGATTTTAACCGAAGGGAACAAGATAACGATTATCCGGGCTACATTCGGAGGATAA
- the thiC gene encoding phosphomethylpyrimidine synthase ThiC has product MDTKKIIKDSYPSSEKIYIPGKLFPIQVGMRKINLTDTVTVENGKRIHTPNAPVYVYDTSGPYTDPDITVDIDKGLPRLRESWITARGDVERQDDITSKYGRARRDDPSLDPIRFKNTPLPYKAKPGHAITQMYYARQGIVTAEMEYVAIRENLQNEQLGIKSHITPEFVRQEIAAGRAIIPANINHPEAEPMIIGRNFLVKLNTNIGNSALSSGIEEEIDKAVWSCHWGGDTLMDLSTGDHIHETREWIIRNCPVPVGTVPIYQALEKVNGKVENLSWEIYRDTLIEQCEQGVDYFTIHAGVLKAHADLVGERLTGIVSRGGSIMTKWCVIHNQESFLYTHFDEICEILKQYDVAISLGDGMRPGSIHDANDCSQFLELDVLGELTTKAWAHDVQVIIEGPGHIPMHKIKENMERELNSCHEAPFYTLGPLTTDIAPGYDHITSAIGAAQIAWLGTAMICYVTPKEHLGLPDREDVRNGVIAYKIAAHAADLAKGFPGAQIRDDAMSKARYEFRWKDQFNLALDPERALEYYKQGSFHDGNYCTMCGPNFCAMRLSQDITDCIEK; this is encoded by the coding sequence ATGGACACAAAAAAAATAATCAAAGATTCTTATCCCAGTTCCGAAAAAATATATATTCCGGGGAAATTATTCCCCATACAGGTGGGGATGCGAAAAATAAACCTCACCGACACAGTCACCGTAGAAAACGGAAAACGGATACACACGCCAAACGCTCCCGTATATGTATACGACACCAGTGGGCCCTATACCGATCCCGATATTACGGTAGATATAGACAAAGGGCTTCCACGTCTGCGCGAATCATGGATTACGGCGCGAGGCGATGTGGAGCGACAAGACGATATCACCTCGAAATACGGCCGTGCCCGTCGTGACGACCCGTCTCTCGACCCTATACGGTTCAAAAATACTCCCCTTCCCTACAAAGCCAAACCGGGACATGCCATCACGCAAATGTATTATGCCCGACAGGGAATCGTCACGGCCGAAATGGAATATGTCGCCATACGGGAAAACTTGCAAAACGAACAATTAGGCATTAAAAGCCACATCACACCCGAATTCGTGCGACAAGAGATAGCCGCCGGGCGAGCGATCATTCCGGCGAATATCAACCACCCGGAAGCCGAGCCGATGATTATCGGCCGTAATTTCTTGGTCAAATTAAACACCAACATCGGGAACTCTGCGCTATCCTCGGGTATAGAAGAAGAGATCGACAAGGCCGTATGGAGTTGCCACTGGGGGGGCGACACACTGATGGATCTATCGACCGGTGACCACATACACGAAACCCGTGAGTGGATTATCCGGAACTGTCCTGTCCCCGTGGGAACTGTCCCCATCTACCAAGCCCTTGAAAAAGTAAATGGAAAAGTCGAAAATCTGTCGTGGGAAATTTACCGCGACACACTCATCGAACAATGCGAACAAGGAGTGGACTATTTCACCATTCACGCCGGCGTGTTGAAAGCTCATGCCGATTTGGTGGGCGAACGACTTACCGGAATCGTATCGCGCGGAGGGTCTATTATGACAAAATGGTGCGTCATTCACAATCAGGAAAGTTTCCTGTACACACATTTCGATGAAATCTGTGAAATCTTAAAACAATATGACGTAGCGATTTCTCTGGGTGACGGTATGCGTCCGGGCTCGATACACGATGCCAACGACTGTTCGCAATTCCTCGAACTCGATGTGTTGGGCGAACTCACTACAAAAGCATGGGCTCATGATGTACAGGTCATTATCGAAGGTCCCGGCCATATCCCCATGCACAAAATCAAAGAAAATATGGAAAGAGAACTGAACAGTTGCCACGAAGCTCCTTTCTATACGTTAGGCCCATTGACGACCGACATCGCACCGGGATACGACCACATTACATCGGCTATCGGAGCGGCTCAAATCGCGTGGTTAGGCACAGCCATGATCTGTTATGTAACCCCCAAAGAGCACTTGGGATTACCCGATCGAGAAGATGTGCGCAACGGTGTTATCGCTTATAAAATAGCAGCACATGCCGCCGACCTTGCCAAAGGATTTCCCGGAGCACAAATACGCGACGATGCCATGAGCAAGGCCCGGTATGAGTTCCGCTGGAAAGACCAATTCAATTTGGCACTCGATCCCGAACGTGCCCTTGAATACTACAAACAGGGTTCGTTCCACGACGGTAATTATTGTACCATGTGCGGACCGAACTTCTGCGCCATGCGCCTTTCGCAAGATATTACCGACTGTATCGAGAAATAA
- a CDS encoding MraY family glycosyltransferase: MGYISILLLSFFISLGFSIFIIPRILLISFKKHLFDMPDERKVHKGIIPRLGGVSFFPAVIFTLSLMIGLNRIYGEELFPSIIGVSDTSVLSFGLSSLLLLYLTGITDDLIGVRYRQKFIVQIFCAILLVSSGLWINNLYGIFGIYELPPVVGLPFTVFTIVFITNAINLIDGIDGLASGLSGIALLFFTILFIYQREWLYAALAIVTLGTIIPFFYYNVFGNPNRGRKIFMGDTGSLTIGFILSILAIRFSMYDNAVLHRVPDAIVVAFSLLITPVFDVVRVILHRARFGKNIFSPDKNHIHHKFLALGFSHRAAMITILLISAGFAAMNLLLLTRININLLLFLDIFIWTIMQLYLTKKINRKVAGSKA, from the coding sequence ATGGGTTATATTTCGATTTTATTGTTGTCATTTTTTATTAGTTTGGGATTTTCTATTTTTATTATTCCAAGAATTTTATTGATATCGTTTAAAAAGCATTTATTCGATATGCCAGATGAACGAAAAGTACACAAGGGTATAATACCTCGTCTGGGAGGTGTTTCGTTTTTCCCTGCCGTTATTTTTACTCTTTCTTTGATGATAGGGCTGAATAGAATTTACGGGGAGGAATTGTTTCCCTCTATTATCGGAGTGAGTGATACGTCCGTTCTATCTTTTGGGTTGAGTAGTTTATTGCTGTTGTATTTGACAGGTATTACCGATGACTTGATCGGAGTTCGCTATCGTCAGAAATTTATTGTTCAAATATTCTGTGCCATTTTATTGGTGTCTTCGGGATTATGGATCAATAATCTTTATGGAATCTTCGGAATTTATGAATTACCTCCGGTAGTGGGACTCCCGTTTACTGTATTTACTATTGTTTTTATTACTAATGCTATAAATCTGATAGATGGAATAGATGGACTGGCTTCTGGATTGAGCGGCATAGCATTGTTGTTTTTTACTATATTGTTTATTTATCAGAGGGAATGGCTGTATGCGGCTCTTGCTATCGTAACTTTGGGAACAATTATTCCGTTTTTCTATTATAATGTTTTCGGAAATCCAAACCGAGGTAGAAAAATTTTTATGGGTGACACCGGATCGTTGACTATTGGCTTTATATTGAGCATTTTGGCGATTCGGTTCAGTATGTATGATAATGCAGTGTTACATCGAGTTCCCGATGCTATCGTAGTTGCTTTTTCTTTGCTGATTACACCGGTATTTGATGTTGTTCGGGTAATTTTGCATAGGGCACGTTTTGGTAAAAACATTTTCAGTCCTGATAAAAATCATATTCATCATAAATTTTTAGCATTAGGATTTTCGCATCGAGCAGCTATGATTACGATATTGTTAATCTCTGCTGGCTTTGCAGCCATGAATTTGTTGTTATTGACTCGTATAAATATAAATTTATTATTATTTTTAGACATTTTTATTTGGACCATTATGCAACTTTATCTTACTAAAAAGATTAATAGGAAAGTGGCTGGTTCAAAGGCTTGA
- the thiH gene encoding 2-iminoacetate synthase ThiH codes for MFSDELEKYSWEDITACIASKRNRDVEIALGKEHLQLDDFMALVSPAAAPYIEHMAALSRLYTQERFGKTIQMYVPLYITNSCTNHCVYCGFNHNNPIARIILTEKEIENECRAIRQMGPFENLLIVTGENPRDAGVDYLERALQIARPYFSNLSIEVMPLKSEDYYRLTQSGLNGVVCFQETYHKDRYKVYHPKGMKSIFEWRVNGFDRMGQAGVHKIGMGVLIGLEDWRTDVTMMAIHLQYLRKHYWQTRYSVNFPRMRPSEGHFQPNVIMTDKELAQLIFAFRIFDHDVDISVSTRENAKFRDHIATLGATSISAGSKTDPGGYATYPQALEQFSVSDERTPAEVEQAVKAMGYEVVWKDWDKIFDR; via the coding sequence ATGTTTTCCGACGAATTAGAAAAATATTCTTGGGAAGATATAACAGCCTGCATAGCTTCGAAACGGAATCGCGATGTCGAAATCGCTCTTGGCAAAGAGCATTTACAACTCGACGATTTCATGGCGCTCGTCTCACCTGCTGCCGCCCCCTATATAGAACACATGGCGGCATTGAGCAGGCTCTATACCCAAGAACGTTTCGGCAAAACGATACAGATGTATGTACCGCTTTATATCACCAATTCATGTACAAACCACTGTGTCTACTGTGGATTCAATCACAATAACCCCATTGCCCGAATTATTCTTACCGAGAAAGAAATCGAAAATGAATGCCGGGCAATCCGTCAAATGGGACCGTTCGAGAATTTGCTTATCGTAACCGGAGAAAATCCACGCGATGCCGGAGTCGATTATTTGGAACGAGCTCTACAAATCGCTCGTCCCTACTTCTCGAACCTATCGATAGAAGTCATGCCCCTCAAAAGCGAAGATTACTATCGCTTGACCCAATCGGGTCTCAACGGCGTGGTATGCTTTCAAGAAACCTATCATAAAGACCGGTACAAAGTATACCACCCGAAAGGCATGAAATCTATCTTCGAATGGAGAGTAAACGGATTCGACCGAATGGGACAAGCCGGTGTACACAAAATAGGTATGGGAGTGCTCATCGGATTGGAAGACTGGCGTACCGATGTAACCATGATGGCCATACACTTGCAATACTTGCGCAAGCACTATTGGCAAACTCGATATAGCGTCAACTTCCCCCGCATGCGCCCGTCCGAAGGTCATTTTCAACCCAATGTAATCATGACGGATAAAGAGCTGGCACAGTTGATTTTTGCATTTCGTATTTTCGACCACGACGTGGATATTTCCGTATCCACCCGAGAAAACGCAAAATTCAGAGACCACATCGCCACTCTCGGAGCGACTTCGATAAGCGCAGGTTCGAAAACCGACCCGGGAGGTTATGCCACTTATCCGCAAGCGTTAGAACAATTTTCTGTCAGCGACGAACGGACACCTGCCGAAGTAGAACAAGCAGTCAAGGCTATGGGGTATGAGGTCGTATGGAAAGACTGGGACAAAATATTCGATCGATGA
- a CDS encoding thiazole synthase — MNKLIIGGREFSSRLFVGTGKFSSNELMEKAIEASGSEMITVAMKRINMTQEATDDMLTHIDRNRVQFLPNTSGVRNAEEAVLAAQFSRECFGTDFVKLEIHPDPKYLLPDPVETLKATEQLAKLGFVVLPYIQADPVLCKRLEEVGAATVMPLGAPIGTNKGLRTRDFLQIIIEQSNVPVIVDAGIGAPSHAAEAMELGADAVLVNTAIAAAGNPVEMAIAFKQAVEAGRRAYEAGLGSQYHFAQASSPLTSFLD, encoded by the coding sequence ATGAACAAATTAATTATCGGAGGACGGGAATTTTCCTCCCGCTTATTCGTAGGAACCGGGAAATTCAGCTCAAATGAACTAATGGAAAAAGCCATCGAAGCCTCCGGATCCGAAATGATTACCGTGGCCATGAAACGTATCAACATGACCCAAGAAGCCACAGACGATATGTTGACACACATCGACCGCAATAGAGTACAATTTCTACCCAACACATCGGGAGTACGCAATGCCGAGGAGGCCGTACTTGCGGCTCAATTTTCCAGAGAATGTTTCGGGACCGATTTCGTTAAACTCGAAATCCACCCCGATCCCAAATATCTCCTGCCCGATCCTGTGGAAACCTTGAAAGCTACCGAACAACTGGCAAAACTGGGATTCGTGGTACTTCCCTATATTCAAGCAGACCCCGTACTTTGTAAACGGCTCGAAGAAGTCGGCGCTGCCACCGTAATGCCCTTAGGCGCACCGATAGGAACTAACAAAGGATTGCGCACTCGCGACTTTTTGCAAATTATCATCGAACAGAGTAACGTACCTGTCATCGTCGATGCCGGGATAGGCGCACCTTCCCATGCCGCAGAAGCTATGGAACTGGGAGCCGATGCTGTGTTGGTAAATACGGCTATCGCCGCCGCCGGGAATCCCGTAGAAATGGCTATCGCATTCAAACAGGCTGTCGAAGCCGGCCGCCGGGCATACGAAGCCGGATTAGGCTCACAATACCATTTTGCACAAGCCAGCAGCCCGTTAACCTCTTTCTTAGATTAA
- a CDS encoding calcium/sodium antiporter, which yields MSILFLLVGLGLILSGANFLTDGAAALAKRFNISSLVIGLTIVAFGTSAPELTVSIVSAINGSAELSIGNVVGSNIFNILMIVGVTAVVAPITITKGTLTKEIPLAILSCVVVLICANDVFLETGTENILNRADGLLMLCFFAIFLGYTFAIAHDNTGEEQAEIRPLSTWRCLLYIVGGLVALIFGGRLFVDGSSEIARSLGVGESVIGLTLVAMGTSLPELATSVVAALKKNPEIAIGNVIGSNLFNVFFVLGMSATITPLPLGGITNVDLFYLLAVSLLLFFAGRYYKVRTITRVEGVFMIFAYVVYTGYLIYML from the coding sequence ATGAGTATTTTGTTTTTACTTGTGGGTTTGGGCTTAATCCTGTCTGGTGCTAATTTTTTGACCGATGGAGCGGCTGCATTGGCCAAAAGGTTTAACATATCGTCGTTGGTAATAGGTCTAACTATCGTGGCCTTTGGAACTTCGGCTCCCGAGTTGACAGTTAGTATCGTATCGGCTATTAATGGGAGTGCCGAGCTTTCTATCGGGAATGTTGTGGGCAGTAACATTTTTAATATTTTGATGATCGTGGGTGTGACAGCAGTTGTTGCTCCTATAACAATAACCAAAGGAACATTGACAAAAGAAATACCTCTCGCCATTCTCTCGTGTGTGGTTGTCTTAATTTGTGCTAACGATGTGTTTTTGGAAACCGGTACGGAGAATATACTGAATAGGGCGGACGGTTTGCTTATGCTTTGCTTTTTTGCCATATTTCTCGGGTATACGTTTGCTATCGCACACGATAATACAGGAGAAGAACAAGCTGAAATTAGACCATTATCTACATGGCGTTGTTTATTGTATATCGTTGGAGGGCTCGTCGCTTTGATTTTCGGTGGTCGGCTTTTTGTCGATGGGTCGAGCGAGATAGCCCGGTCGTTGGGAGTAGGAGAGTCTGTTATAGGATTAACTCTTGTTGCTATGGGGACTTCTCTTCCTGAATTGGCTACTTCGGTGGTAGCTGCGTTGAAAAAAAATCCTGAGATTGCTATCGGGAATGTGATCGGATCCAACCTGTTCAATGTCTTTTTTGTATTGGGCATGAGCGCTACTATTACTCCATTACCTTTGGGTGGAATAACGAATGTCGATTTATTTTATTTATTAGCGGTTTCTTTGTTGTTGTTCTTTGCCGGGAGATATTATAAGGTACGTACGATTACTCGGGTGGAAGGTGTATTTATGATTTTTGCTTATGTAGTTTACACAGGATACTTGATATATATGCTGTAA